The following are encoded in a window of Streptomyces sp. Go-475 genomic DNA:
- a CDS encoding nuclear transport factor 2 family protein, which translates to MDSTDIQQFYARHMQLLDGGEAGAWAATFTPDATFASPSMTEPVRGREGIAAGARAAAEGRAAAGEVHRHWVTMTTARSTADGIETVSCVQILATPRGGAPRVHLSCVMRDRLVRRGGELLVAERHITRDDRPDGGVDRASSGRQ; encoded by the coding sequence ATGGACAGCACGGACATCCAGCAGTTCTACGCCCGCCACATGCAGTTGCTCGACGGCGGTGAGGCCGGGGCGTGGGCTGCCACGTTCACGCCCGACGCCACGTTCGCGTCGCCGTCGATGACGGAGCCGGTCCGGGGCCGGGAGGGCATCGCCGCCGGTGCGCGGGCGGCGGCCGAGGGGCGGGCGGCCGCCGGGGAGGTGCACCGCCACTGGGTGACCATGACGACCGCCCGGAGCACCGCCGACGGGATCGAGACCGTCTCCTGCGTGCAGATCCTGGCGACCCCCCGGGGCGGCGCGCCGCGGGTGCACCTGTCGTGCGTGATGCGTGACCGGCTGGTCCGGCGGGGCGGCGAACTGCTGGTGGCGGAGCGGCACATCACCCGGGACGACCGGCCGGACGGAGGGGTCGACCGCGCTTCGAGCGGTCGTCAGTAG